One Callospermophilus lateralis isolate mCalLat2 chromosome 6, mCalLat2.hap1, whole genome shotgun sequence genomic region harbors:
- the Atf6b gene encoding cyclic AMP-dependent transcription factor ATF-6 beta: protein MVGGWGGKMAELMLLSEIADPTRFFTDNLLSPEDWDSPLYTGLDEVAEEPTQLFRCVEQDVPFDSSSLDVGMDASPPEPPWDPLPIFPDLQVKSEPSSPCSSSSLSSESSHLSTEPSSQVPGVGEVLPVKTESLAPPLCLLGDDSTSPFETVQITVGSTSDDPSDIQTKVEPVSPSSSVNSEASLLSADSPSQAFIGEEVLEVKTESPSPSGCLLWDVPAPSLGAVQISMGPSPDSSSGKTPPTRKPPLQPKPVVLTTVQMPPRAVPPSTTVLLQPLVQPPAVSPVVLIQGAIRVQPEGPAPTLPRPERKSIVPAPMPGNSCPPEVDAKLLKRQQRMIKNRESACQSRRKKKEYLQGLEARLQAVLADNQQLRRENAALRRRLEALLAENSELKLGSGNRKVVCIMVFLLFIAFNFGPVSISEPPPAPVSPRMSGEEPRPQRHLLEFSEHEPVHGVEPLQGSSQAPEELQPSSKGLPSFRNLTAFPGGAKELLLRDLDQLFLSSDCRHFNRTESLRLADELSGWVQRHERGRRKVPQKTQERQKSQLRKKSLPVKAVPTQPPDLPERDSVGQLQIYRHPDRSQPEFLDAIDRREDTFYVVSFRRDHLLLPAISHNKTSRPKMSLVMPAMAPNETLSGRGAPGDYEEMMQIECEVMDTRVIHIKTSTVPPSLRKQPSPTSGNATGGPLPASAASQAHQASHQPLYLNHP, encoded by the exons ATggtcggggggtgggggggtaagATGGCGGAGCTGATGCTCCTCAGCGAGATTGCAGACCCGACACGTTTCTTCACTGACAACCTGCTGAGCCCGGAGGACTGGG ACAGCCCCTTGTATACTGGCCTGGATGAAGTGGCCGAGGAGCCGACGCAGCTCTTCCGTTGCGTGGAGCAGGATGTCCCG TTTGACAGCAGTTCCCTGGATGTGGGGATGGATGCCAGCCCCCCTGAGCCCCCATGGGACCCACTGCCTATCTTTCCAG ATCTTCAGGTGAAGTCTGAGCCATCCTccccctgctcttcctcctccctcagctCCGAATCATCACATCTCTCCACCGAGCCCTCCAGCCAG GTCCCTGGAGTAGGGGAAGTTCTGCCTGTGAAGACAGAGTCTTTAGCACCCCCACTATGCCTCCTGGGAGATGATTCAACTTCCCCATTTGAAACTGTCCAGATTACTGTGGGCTCCACCTCTGATGATCCCTCAG ATATCCAAACCAAGGTAGAACCAGTCTCTCCATCTTCCTCTGTTAACTCTGAGGCTTCACTGCTGTCGGCAGACTCCCCCAGCCAG GCTTTTATAGGAGAGGAGGTGCTGGAAGTGAAGACAGAGTCCCCATCCCCTTCAGGGTGCCTCCTATGGGATGTTCCAGCCCCCTCACTTGGAGCTGTCCAGATCAGCATGGGTCCATCCCCTGATAGTTCCTCAG GCAAAACCCCACCCACAAGGAAGCCACCACTGCAGCCCAAACCTGTGGTGCTAACCACCGTCCAGATGCCACCCAGAGCCGTGCCTCCTAGCACCACTGTCCTTCTACAACCTCTTGTCCAGCCACCCGCAG TGTCCCCAGTTGTCCTCATCCAAGGTGCTATTCGAGTCCAGCCTGAAGGGCCAGCCCCCACTCTTCCACGGCCTGAGAGGAAAAGCATTGTTCCAGCTCCTATGCCTGGGAACTCTTGCCCGCCTGAAGTGGAT GCAAAGTTGCTGAAGCGACAACAGCGAATGATCAAGAACAGGGAGTCTGCCTGCCAGTCCCGCAGGAAGAAGAAAGAGTATCTGCAGGGGCTGGAAGCGCGGCTGCAGGCAGTGCTGGCAGACAACCAGCAGCTGCGTAGGGAGAATGCTGCCCTCCGGCGGCGGCTGGAGGCCCTGCTGGCTGAG AACAGCGAGCTCAAGTTAGGATCTGGAAACAGGAAGGTGGTCTGCATAATGGTCTTCCTTCTCTTTATTGCCTTCAACTTTGGACCTGTCAG TATCAGTGAGCCTCCTCCAGCTCCCGTCTCTCCTCGGATGAGTGGGGAGGAGCCTCGACCCCAGAGACACTTGCTGGAGTTCTCAGAGCATGAGCCAGTTCATGGAGTTGAACCCCTCCAGGGATCCTCCCAGGCCCCTGAGGAGCTGCAGCCTAGCTCAAAAGGCTTGCCCAGTTTCAG GAACCTGACAGCCTTCCCTGGGGGTGCCAAGGAACTACTACTGAGAGACCTAGACCAGCTGTTTCTCTCCTCTGACTGTCGGCACTTCAACCGAACAGAATCCCTAAG GCTTGCCGATGAGCTGAGTGGCTGGGTCCAGCGCCATGAGAGGGGCCGGCGGAAGGTCCCTCAGAAAACCCAGGAGAGACAG AAGTCTCAGCTACGGAAGAAGTCACTTCCAGTTAAGGCAGTCCCCACCCAACCTCCTGACCTTCCAGAAAG GGATTCTGTGGGCCAACTGCAGATTTATCGACACCCAGATCGTTCACAGCCAGAGTTCCTGGATGCGATTGACCGCCGGGAAGATACATTTTATGTTGTCTCTTTCCGAAGG GACCACTTGCTGCTACCAGCAATCAGCCACAACAAGACCTCTCGGCCCAAGATGTCCCTGGTGATGCCTGCCATGGCCCCCAATG AGACCCTATCAGGCCGGGGGGCCCCAGGGGACTATGAGGAAATGATGCAGATCGAGTGTGAGGTCATGGACACCAGGGTGATTCACATCAAGACCTCCACGGTGCCCCCCTCGCTCCGAAAACAGCCGTCCCCAACCTCGGGCAATGCCACAGGTGGCCCCTTGCCAGCTTCTGCAGCCAGCCAGGCCCACCAGGCCTCCCACCAGCCCCTCTACCTCAATCATCCCTGA
- the Fkbpl gene encoding FK506-binding protein-like isoform X1 has product MFRTVHSQWKEPGRQMETPSVNPTGEKDTSQLKQQWERNPQENFDSTTEFRQQTQNLPTETLELKMSSDPASQFIQNPQGTEKLVTRLEGDSDKSHESTREMPEFLQASDVWYCPDGSFIKKIIIRGQGLDKPKLGSRCRVLILGFPLGSGLPEGWTELTVGVGPWREKTWGELIEKCLESMCQGEEAELQLPGHSGPPFRLTLDSFTQGRDSWELEISEKEALAKEEHARGSELFRAGNPEGAARCYGRALRLLLTLPPPGPPERTALHANLAACQLLLGQPQLAAQSCDRVLERDPGHLKALYRRGVAQAALGNLEKATADLKKVLAVDPKNRAAQEELGKVVIQGKKQDAGLAQGLRKMFV; this is encoded by the exons ATGTTCAG AACTGTTCATTCACAGTGGAAGGAACCAGGCAGACAAATGGAGACACCATCAGTAAATCCAACGGGAGAGAAGGACACCTCTCAACTGAAGCAACAATGGGAAAGGAACCCCCAGGAAAACTTTGATTCAACTACTGAGTTTAGGCAGCAGACCCAAAACCTTCCTACTGAAACCCTTGAGCTGAAAATGAGTTCAGATCCAGCCAGCCAATTTATACAGAATCCTCAAGGGACTGAAAAACTGGTCACTAGACTTGAAGGAGACTCTGATAAATCTCATGAATCAACTCGTGAGATGCCAGAGTTCCTTCAAGCTTCTGATGTCTGGTACTGTCCTGATGGGAGCTTTATCAAGAAGATCATAATCCGTGGTCAAGGCTTGGACAAACCCAAGCTAGGTTCCCGCTGCCGGGTACTCATTTTGGGGTTCCCTTTAGGGTCAGGGTTGCCAGAAGGCTGGACAGAGCTAACTGTGGGTGTTGGGCCTTGGAGGGAGAAAACTTGGGGAGAACTCATAGAGAAATGCTTAGAGTCCATGTGTCAAGGTGAGGAAGCAGAACTTCAGCTCCCTGGGCACTCTGGGCCTCCTTTCAGGCTCACACTGGACTCCTTCACTCAGGGCCGGGACTCCTGGGAATTGGAGATCAGCGAGAAGGAGGCCCTGGCCAAAGAAGAACATGCAAGGGGCTCAGAACTATTTCGGGCTGGAAACCCTGAAGGGGCTGCCCGATGCTATGGACGGGCTCTTCGGCTGCTGCTGACTTTACCCCCACCTGGTCCTCCAGAACGAACTGCTCTTCATGCCAATCTTGCTGCCTGTCAGTTGCTGCTCGGGCAGCCCCAGCTGGCAGCCCAGAGCTGTGATCGGGTGCTGGAGCGGGATCCTGGCCATTTAAAGGCTTTATACCGTAGAGgggttgcccaggctgcccttggTAACCTGGAAAAAGCAACTGCTGACCTCAAGAAAGTGTTGGCAGTAGACCCCAAAAACCGAGCAGCCCAGGAAGAGTTGGGGAAGGTGGTCATTCAGGGGAAGAAACAGGATGCAGGGCTGGCTCAGGGTCTGCGCAAGATGTTTGTCtga
- the Fkbpl gene encoding FK506-binding protein-like isoform X2, whose translation METPSVNPTGEKDTSQLKQQWERNPQENFDSTTEFRQQTQNLPTETLELKMSSDPASQFIQNPQGTEKLVTRLEGDSDKSHESTREMPEFLQASDVWYCPDGSFIKKIIIRGQGLDKPKLGSRCRVLILGFPLGSGLPEGWTELTVGVGPWREKTWGELIEKCLESMCQGEEAELQLPGHSGPPFRLTLDSFTQGRDSWELEISEKEALAKEEHARGSELFRAGNPEGAARCYGRALRLLLTLPPPGPPERTALHANLAACQLLLGQPQLAAQSCDRVLERDPGHLKALYRRGVAQAALGNLEKATADLKKVLAVDPKNRAAQEELGKVVIQGKKQDAGLAQGLRKMFV comes from the coding sequence ATGGAGACACCATCAGTAAATCCAACGGGAGAGAAGGACACCTCTCAACTGAAGCAACAATGGGAAAGGAACCCCCAGGAAAACTTTGATTCAACTACTGAGTTTAGGCAGCAGACCCAAAACCTTCCTACTGAAACCCTTGAGCTGAAAATGAGTTCAGATCCAGCCAGCCAATTTATACAGAATCCTCAAGGGACTGAAAAACTGGTCACTAGACTTGAAGGAGACTCTGATAAATCTCATGAATCAACTCGTGAGATGCCAGAGTTCCTTCAAGCTTCTGATGTCTGGTACTGTCCTGATGGGAGCTTTATCAAGAAGATCATAATCCGTGGTCAAGGCTTGGACAAACCCAAGCTAGGTTCCCGCTGCCGGGTACTCATTTTGGGGTTCCCTTTAGGGTCAGGGTTGCCAGAAGGCTGGACAGAGCTAACTGTGGGTGTTGGGCCTTGGAGGGAGAAAACTTGGGGAGAACTCATAGAGAAATGCTTAGAGTCCATGTGTCAAGGTGAGGAAGCAGAACTTCAGCTCCCTGGGCACTCTGGGCCTCCTTTCAGGCTCACACTGGACTCCTTCACTCAGGGCCGGGACTCCTGGGAATTGGAGATCAGCGAGAAGGAGGCCCTGGCCAAAGAAGAACATGCAAGGGGCTCAGAACTATTTCGGGCTGGAAACCCTGAAGGGGCTGCCCGATGCTATGGACGGGCTCTTCGGCTGCTGCTGACTTTACCCCCACCTGGTCCTCCAGAACGAACTGCTCTTCATGCCAATCTTGCTGCCTGTCAGTTGCTGCTCGGGCAGCCCCAGCTGGCAGCCCAGAGCTGTGATCGGGTGCTGGAGCGGGATCCTGGCCATTTAAAGGCTTTATACCGTAGAGgggttgcccaggctgcccttggTAACCTGGAAAAAGCAACTGCTGACCTCAAGAAAGTGTTGGCAGTAGACCCCAAAAACCGAGCAGCCCAGGAAGAGTTGGGGAAGGTGGTCATTCAGGGGAAGAAACAGGATGCAGGGCTGGCTCAGGGTCTGCGCAAGATGTTTGTCtga